From Arachis hypogaea cultivar Tifrunner chromosome 3, arahy.Tifrunner.gnm2.J5K5, whole genome shotgun sequence:
atctcaaaatccttcaaaaaaattttaaaaattgatatagATATTCAcccaaatatttaatataaagttAAGgacaaatttaatatatataataatgacataataaataatatatagacaAATAATATTGTACCATGTAACACAAATTAACACATAATCAAATAATATTAGTATACATGATATATTCGTTTATCTTATTTTACTAGGcgaattatttaaataaagatgtcaaaaatattttttttataaagatgttttatataaaaatataatttatttatttagcttttttttatcaaaaataaaaaaattagaactaaTGACTTTTtagatgaatataaaaaaaactacattatttaaattataacttattcgcactatattttaaataaaattaacacttttataaaatatcaaaatttaattttataattcatcattcaaaacaaaaaattcacataaaaataattataaaatcttcgTTTAAACATCACAATTCATTAATGGTCTAACTGGTCATCAAGCAACATCAATACTGCTAATGAGAAATGAATCAGGACTTAGTGGCTTAGTGCACCTTTGCCATTGCTACAATTAGAATCACGATTTTGGGGCACGACGCCAGCGTCAGACCACTTTGGGCTTAACTCGAAGACCAGGACACAGAACGAAGCAGAAAACACCCATAAACAGATAGAAGTAAAAAAGGGAAGCACTTCTCAGAAAATATGGCGTTGAAGGAGAACAATGCAGTGTATCAACTCCAACCTTCTCAGATATGCGAATCATTCTTTGATCACGACGCCCAGCACCAACAAGAACAACAAGGTTTCGCCAGACGCCAATGGCGACGGTTAGATTCATTTTCTACTATCCATCTCATTCACTTTCTTGCTTTCTTTCATTCTTGTTTTCTACATTGTCCCTGGACAAAACCTCAACATGAAAAATATTCAATGTAGTTCTTGGGAATTGAAAATGCTGATCAAATTAGTTACTATTGGGactaaccctctctctctctctctctctctctctctctctctctctctctctctctctctctctctctctctctctctctctctctctctctctctctctctctctctatgatcTTTAAAGATTTCGTGGAAAGTGAGCGGATATGGTTTATGCATTGAATATggtcttatattttttttccttattaattttgAAAGAGTTGAGGTAATTGAACTGTTCTATGGACCACAAACAAGCAATACTGATTCCGAATGGTTTCTTTCACTTTTAACTATCATTCTTGTTGGattgttattattttctcttCACCATGTACAGAAATTCTTACTAAAAGGCGTACAtggaaaattagataaattaattattattattgtagaaTCAGTGATCTTGTGtttgtttggattttttttctacCAAAAGCTTGTGATATAAAGATTTTAATTGTAGGTTGTAAGCTAGCTGTTTCTTATTGTCCCTTCATTAAATCTGTGAGTTCTAAATTCCTACAATCACAATTATGGGGCCTGTTTAAGTGTATGAAATAATGAAATCTGAGTAGTGAAATAAGTATAGTTCTCTCTTGTTATAAACCAAAAGTTAATATAATTGTGTACTCCTCTAAGTGCAATTTTTATTCTTGACTTCCACTGCTGTAGTGAAAATGCCATTCATCTTggggaaaatgaaaaaaaaaaaggagttacTGAATCAAATTATCAAGGAAGCTGAAGAATATATTCAAGCTTTCTATGAAAAAAGAAAGGTTAATTGTGAGGCAAGCAAAGCTACCAACAAAGAAACGGAGAAGGTAGAAGAAATAGTGAAGTTCCCTTCTGCCTTTTTGTGGAACATTATTCATTTTGTGTCATTTCTCatgttttttaaagaatatatccAAATTGAAGAGAATGAATGTCAATATGTGCAGATATACTTGGCAAACCAAGCGAAGTTTCACAAAGAAGCTGATAAACATTACTGGAAGGGAATAGCGGAGTTGATCCCTTCTGTAACATAATAGAGTTTGTTTTTTGTATAGCTGTCAAGTTGGTTAGTTTGTTAGACATAATTATAGCACTATTAGTTAgtaatttattttcccttttgctatatatATTGTAATTGGTACTTAGTACTCTGTGGTGGTTCTTTTAATCAATTATTCTCTCTTTTCACTTCttttcaattcttctttcattACTTTAAATTTCAATGACCTGAGAGTACATCAccaaccttcttcttttcttgtaattatttttgtaattcacTTGAATTTTAAGCTTGGTATCATTTTACATGGTATCAGAGCGAGAAGATCCAACTATGGCAGATAATTTAGCTAATCCGAATGCAAGCCCTTCATCAAATTCCGCTGCAGATTTTGAGAATTTCACCGCTTTCATGCGTCAATTCTCTCAGTTCCAGGCACATCTTGGCAGATCTAGTtcctcttctgcaatttctgaTCCGATTAGCCCTTATTTTCTTCATCCAGGAGAAAGTCCTGGTTTGGCTCTAATTCCACTTAAATTGACACCTCAAAATTATTATCAGTGGTCGCACGATATGTGGAGAGCACTCAGATCGAAGAACAAGGTGAAATTCCTCGATGGATTCATTCTAAAACCAGGTGAAGGTGATCCTAATTTTGAAGCATGGGATAGGTGTAACAATTTTCTCCTCTCTTGGATCAACCTCTCTCTCAGCCCTGAAATCGCTAAGAGCGTGATGTGGATTAGCTCAGCTCCAGACTTGTGGAATGATTTAAAACGTCGTTACTCACAGGGAGATGTCTTTCGAGTTGGTGCGTTAAAAGAAGAATTTTATGCACTCAAACAAGGTGATATTACTGTTACCTCTTACTTTGCTATGTTAAAAGCTATTTGGGAAGAATTAGAAAATTTACGTGCTATTCCTAGTTGTGTTGCTTGTGTTAATGGATGTTCATGTGGATTACGAATTGTTCGAGACTATGCTTCTGAGGAATATGTTGTCAAATTCTTAAAAGGATTGAATGAGCAATATTCAAATGTTAAATCACAAATCATGCTAATGAAGCCGTTACCTGAAATCAACACAGTACTATTTATGTTAACCCAACAAGAGCAAGAATTGAATTGTGACCCGTCAAATAGCAACATAGTGACTAACTCTTTAGAGGTGCAAACCTCAACTGGAGGCGGTTCATTTTCTGGAAGAGGTAGAGGCCGTGGACGAAATTCAGGCAGAGGAGGAAATCAAAAATCTTATAGTCGAGGCTACACTTCAAAGTTTTGTAGCTACTGTAATCGAATTGGTCATTTAGCAGAGACATGCTATAAGAAAAACGGCTTTCCTACTCACCAAAAGCAGCGAGTAGCCAATCAACTTAGCACTGACGAGATAGTTGAGAATTTTAGTGCTGAGATTGCTGATTCTAACCAGGATAAAAAGAGCGATGATACAGTACTTGTGTTAACTCCAGATCAGAAGGAAACCTTACTAGCACTCCTTCAACAGCCACGCATGCCAACTTCAAATAGTGTAAACCACATTACTTCTTCGGCCACCCTTACTCAACCAAAAGGTAGGCATTGCTTGAGTGTATCATCAAATTTTACTAAAACTTCTTGGATACTTGACAGTGGAGCTACTGATCATGCATCCTATATTCAAGAGTCTTTCAAAACTTTTCATTATATGCGACCAGTTTTGGTAAATCTACCTGATGGTTCTACCACTACAACAAACATTTGTGGCACTGTGCAACTCTCTAAATATTTGATTCTTACCAATGTTTTATTCATACctcattttaaatataatttgatttcaGTGTTTAAACTCACAAAGTCATTacattgtgaattaaaatttactGATTTTTTTGTGAGATACAGGTACTCCCATCATTGAAGATGATTGGACAAGCTAAAGTCATTGGTGATCTTTATGTGATGGATGCTCAACCTTGGAAACTAACTACACCAGAAGTTAACACACATTCTGTAAATGTCACAGTGCAGCAAGATTTAAGAACTCTATGGCATGCTAGACTAGGTCATTTACCATCCAAAAGAATGTCAATCATGAAAAATACATTTccatttattgaatgcatttcATCATCTCATGTTTGTGATTCTTGCCACTTGGCTAGACAAAAGAAATTGTCTTTTCCCATTAGTAATACACAATCAGAATATATTTTTGATTTGTTACATATAGATATTTGGGGACCACTCTCACTTTTATCTACTGTTGGCCATAAATATTTTCTTACAATTGTAGAAGATAAAACGAGGTTTACTTGGATTTATTGCATGAAACTAAAATCCGAAACTAGAGTGTTAGTAGAAAATTTTGTTCAAATGGTGCAAACTCAATTTCATAAAGTTGTGAAACAAATTAGAACAGATAATGGGATGGAATTTAAAATGAACTCCTTCTATAACTCAAAAGGAATATTACATCAAACATCttgtgttgaaactcctcaacaaaatgaaaTTGTTGAGAGGAAGCATCAACATATACTGAATATTGCAAGAGCACTTTTGTTTCATTCTAATGTGCCAAAATGTTTTTGGCACTATGCTATGCAACATTCAGTACATTTAATAAATAGACTACCAAGCACCTTCTTGAATCATCAAACGCCTTATGAGGCACTTTTCAAGAATAAACCAGATTTGACTCATCTCAAGGTGTTTGGTTGTCTTGTTTTTGCTACCACTTTGAGGACTAATAGAAGAAAATTAGATCCTAGAGCTAGAAAATGTGTTTTTCTTGGTTATCAATCAGGAACAAAAGGGtccattttgtttgatttaaaatccAAAGAAATTTTTATATCAAGAAACACTGAATTTTATGaacactattttccattcaaacaaatACCAAGCACTGATTTTTCTATAGATCAGCCTTCAATTGAATCATCCAACTTTGACCCTTTTGCATTCTTTTATAATAACTCTGCACATACTTCTTCATATGAGCATACTCATGGCATAATTGCACCTCACACCATACACACTACACCTGATTTATCTGCCACTTCTACATCACCTATGGCATCTCTTCATGATATAATAGATTCTGCATCACCCACCACCTTAGAATCAGCATCTGCATTGGCACCATTGGAACATTCATCCATTCATATTGAGTCACAATCTGCTGCACCAGTTTTGAGAAGGTCTGAACGAGAAAGAAAAACACCCTCTTATCTTAAAGATTTTCATTGTTTCCATATTTCATCACATAGAGATCCAATCAATGCGGCCCAATTACCTTCAACATGTAAGTATCCCCTTTCTCACCATTTGTCATATTCATTGTTTACTCCCAAGCACCAGGCCTTCACTTTTGCTCTCATAAATAACTCGGACCCCAAACACTATTCTGAGGCTGTTATGCATGATTGTTGGAGGAAGGCTATTGAGGCAGAACTCACTGCTCTTGAGCAAAACAAAACCTGGATCATCACTTCTCTTCCTCCTGAAAAGAATACAGTTGGTTGTAAGTGGATTTTTCGCACAAAATTCAACCCAGATGGCACTATCGAGAGGCATAAGGCACGTCTTGTTGCCCAAGGTTTCACTCAAATTCCTGGAGTTGATTACATTGACACCTTTAGTCCCGTTGTGAAAATGAGTACTGTGCGTGTTCTTCTTACCGTTGCAGCAGCAAAGAATTGGCATCTTCATCAACTTGATGTGAATACAACTTTTCTCCAATGGAGACCTACATGAGGACGTTTATATGAAACTTCCAAAGGGGTTGCAGTGTTCCGGTCCAAACCTAGTCTACAAGTTGACAAAATCTTTGTACGGTTTGAAACAAGCTAGTCGCCAATGGAACATCAAGTTGTCTGCTGCACTTGCTGATCTGGGGTTTACTCCATCTGAAAATGATCACTCGCTTTTTACCAAATCCACAGGTACAACCTTCACAGCTATTCTTGTTTATGTTGATGATCTTGTGTTAGCTggagatgatttgagtgaaattcaAGCTGTCAAAATGTTTTTGAATGATAAGTTCAAAATTAAAGACCTTGGCCTTTTTAAGTTCTTTATTGGGATGGAGGTAGCACAAAGCAATGCTGGTATTGCACTGTATCAAAGAAAGTATGCATTGGATTTGATCACAGACTGTGGTTTGCTTGGTGCAAAACCAGCATCTACTCCTATGGAGTACACTACTTCTCTGCCTAAGGCTTCAGGCTCCCCTCTTCCTGATGCAACCATCT
This genomic window contains:
- the LOC140183318 gene encoding uncharacterized protein; the encoded protein is MVSEREDPTMADNLANPNASPSSNSAADFENFTAFMRQFSQFQAHLGRSSSSSAISDPISPYFLHPGESPGLALIPLKLTPQNYYQWSHDMWRALRSKNKVKFLDGFILKPGEGDPNFEAWDRCNNFLLSWINLSLSPEIAKSVMWISSAPDLWNDLKRRYSQGDVFRVGALKEEFYALKQGDITVTSYFAMLKAIWEELENLRAIPSCVACVNGCSCGLRIVRDYASEEYVVKFLKGLNEQYSNVKSQIMLMKPLPEINTVLFMLTQQEQELNCDPSNSNIVTNSLEVQTSTGGGSFSGRGRGRGRNSGRGGNQKSYSRGYTSKFCSYCNRIGHLAETCYKKNGFPTHQKQRVANQLSTDEIVENFSAEIADSNQDKKSDDTVLVLTPDQKETLLALLQQPRMPTSNSVNHITSSATLTQPKGRHCLSVSSNFTKTSWILDSGATDHASYIQESFKTFHYMRPVLVNLPDGSTTTTNICGTVQLSKYLILTNVLPSLKMIGQAKVIGDLYVMDAQPWKLTTPEVNTHSVNVTVQQDLRTLWHARLDQPSIESSNFDPFAFFYNNSAHTSSYEHTHGIIAPHTIHTTPDLSATSTSPMASLHDIIDSASPTTLESASALAPLEHSSIHIESQSAAPVLRRSERERKTPSYLKDFHCFHISSHRDPINAAQLPSTCKYPLSHHLSYSLFTPKHQAFTFALINNSDPKHYSEAVMHDCWRKAIEAELTALEQNKTWIITSLPPEKNTVGCKWIFRTKFNPDGTIERHKARLVAQGFTQIPGVDYIDTFSPVVKMSTVRVLLTVAAAKNWHLHQLDVNTTFLQWRPT